The Cytobacillus oceanisediminis genomic interval GGCATTTTTGATAAAAATCAAAGTAGTTTGGCAGGTGCATATTTAATCCCTCCTAACATTTTACAGGGTATTTAGCTGCGCCAAAGAGAGCTAATATCTTACCTTTATTATATGGCAAAAAAGGAGAAGATTGCACACAATTGTTAAAATTTTTAGAAAACTTTTTAAAAAAGAATCTAAATTCCTTTTTAAGAAGGAGGGTTGACCCCTCCTTTTTACCTATTTATTCCATTTTGAAACAGTTTCATCCGGCGGGAGCAATAATGTCAGCAACCCCAGTACGGGAAGAAAGCCGGTTAATATAATCATATTTACCAGACCAACAGTGTCGGCTATATAGCCCAGAGCAATTGAGCCTATTGCCCCCATACCAAAAGCCAGCCCCACTGTAAGTCCCGCCATAGTGCCGATTTTGCCTGGAACTAATTCCTGAGCGTATACTACTGTCACAGAAAAGCTTGACATCAGTATGAATCCGCTTGCCACCAGCATTACAAATGCGATAGGAGATGGAACGAAAGGAATCAGGATGGAAAGCGGAACAGTCAGGATCATGGACAGAAAAATAATCCTTTTCTTTCCAAACCGATCTGCAAGCGGCCCGCCAAAAAATGTGCCTAATGCACCTGATACTAAAAATGCAAATAAGAAGAGCTGTGCCTGACTAATGGAGAAAGAGTATTTCTCTATAGCATAAAAGGCATAGAAATTTGTCATCCCAGCTATATACCATGAACGGGCAAATATCAAAAAGAGAACCAGGATCAGTGCACTCCATACTTTTTTTGATATCTTATTATTTCTATGGACAACAGCTTGTTTTTTAGCTCTGCCGGCCATCAGTTCCTCCTGAAGGCGTCCAGTATACCAAAATGCTATATAGATCAGCAGTCCGACTGCAATAGCAGCAACTGCAGTAAACCAGGCAGCTCCCATTTGACCGAGCGGAACAAGAATGAGCGCGGTAATGATAGGAGCAAGTGCCTGTCCTGTGTTTCCGCCGACTTGATAGATAGATTGAGCCAGACCCCTGCGCTGGCCGGCTGCCATATAAGCAACCCTGGATCCTTCCGGGTGGAACACAGCTGATCCGAGACCAATGAATAATACCGATATAATAATCCATTTATAATCCGGGGCAAAGGCCAATCCTAATATGCCAAATAAAGTGGAAGTCAGGCCGATTGGCAAGGCGAAAGGGAACGGCTTTTTATCAGTGGCCATTCCAACAACCGGCTGCATGATAGACGACACGATATTCAGTGAAAAGGCAATCATCCCCAGCTGTGAGTATGAAAGCCCCATAGATTTTTCTAAAATGGGAAACATGGCTGGAATAACTGATTGAATAGAGTCATTCAATAGGTGGCAAAGGCCAATAATGAATAAGATTCGATAGGCCGTTTTCTGCTGCGGCTCATATCTTGGGCTGACTGAAGCAGCGGTAGTACTCATGATATAGTCTCCTTTTTTCTGAACATTTCGTAAAGCTAAATATAGTTTACCTTATTCATTAGTCTTTCAAAATAGTTATTTTGGAAATCTATTAAATATTATATAATTTACATTATTCAGATTAAATAAGAGGGCAGGAGAGCTAATGGAAAAAGCAGTTGATGCTTTAATGACGGACGATATTCTCACTAATTTCCTTAAGATCTATTCTTTGAATATCGGGAATTATAAAAAGCTGGGTGACTTTGAAAACTATGTTTATGAGGTTCATAGAGATGGAAAAGCACATATTTTGAGGATAACCCACTCATCTCACCGAATGATTGAGGAGCTTCTATCAGAAGCAGACTGGATGAATTATCTGAAATCGAAGGGTTTAAAGGTTCCAGAAGTTTTTCCATCAAAGAATGGGAATATGGTTGAGAGGTTAACAGCTGAGGACGGTTCTCCCTTTTATGCCAGCTTGTTTTCAAAAGCGGAGGGCAAATCAATAAGTGTTCGGGCACCGGAATTCAATAAGGAGTTATTTCAAGCATGGGGAAGAGCGGTGGGGAAAATGCATGCAGCCACAAAATCATATGTTCCATCAGCTGGAATTGTACCGAGAATGCAATGGGATGAAGAAGAACTGCTTTTAGTGGAGAAATATATACCGGTAGAAGATCAATTGGTCATTAAGCATACAAAGGATTTATTGAATCTGCTTCAAAACTTGCCAAAAAATATAAACAATTTTGGCCTTATTCATACTGATCTTCATTCCGGAAACTTCTTTTATGATGGGAAAGATATACAAGTATTTGATTTTGATGACTGCTGCCATCATTGGTTTGCATCTGATATAGCCATTCCGCTGTATTACTCACTTTTATATAAGTTCAAAGAGGCGGATCCAGCAGAAATGAAAATCTTTGGCAAGCAATTCCTGGACTCCTTTTTGGAGGGCTATCAGCTGGAAAATGAAATTCCCGATGATTTGGAAAGGCAGCTGCCCTTATTTCTGAGGCTGAGAGATATCACACTTTATTCGGTCCTTCATAAGAAAATCGCACCTGAAGACAAGAATTCGCAGCTATTGTTTATGATGGAGACGATAAAGAAAAGAATTGAGAGAAACGATCCAATCTATCCGATTTAAAAAAGAAGGTGCCCGGCAGTGTGCACCTTCCCTTTTTATGCGTTTTTGATAGGAAGAAAAATATCTACATGCGTTCCTTCAGTTTCTTTGCTTGTAATAAATATTTCACCGCCGAAAGAATGCAGAATGCGTCTGCAGACCACGAGGCCAAGGCCCGTACCCATTTCCTTTGAAGTGTAAAATGGATGGAAAATCTTTTCAATCTCATTTTCAGGGATGCCTGAGCCTGTGTCTGCAATTTTAAGCTGACACTTGGAATGCATTTTATTTAGCTTGATTGTCAGCTTTCCTCCACCCTCCATTGATTCAAATGCGTTTTTCGTTAAATTCAGGACAACCTGTTTCATCTGGTCTTTCGTACAATCGACCATGACAGGTTCATCTGAAAGAGCAGATTCAAAAGTGACATTGTGTAAATTAGCTTCGGAGAGTATCAAAGGTTCTAATTCTTTTATGATATTTCTCAAATCCATTGTCTCCATCTTTTGAGCTGTAGGTTTACCCAGAATTAAAAATTCACTTACAATCTCATTAATTCTGCTTATCTCATCATTTATAACTGAAAAGTAATACTGGTCATGTGTATTCGTATATTTTTCACTTAATAGCTGTATAAGGCCTTTTATTCCTGTTAAAGGGTTCCTGATTTCATGGGCAGTGCTGGCAGCAAGAGTACCCACCAGTTCCAGCTTTTGAAGCTCATTTTCCTTTTTTTCCTCTTCATTCTGCTTTTTAAGCCTTAAATACTTAATAAAGAGAAATAGAATATGGCTTATAATCATTATTACAAGGATAGCCTTAAAAGCATCTTTGGCAATTGCCAGCATATCTCTTGGCGGCAATTCTACTTTTACACTCCAGGGAAGCCTGTCAATTGGGATTGAAATGCTATTATGGCTGGAAAACGATGAGTCACCATTCATGTTGATGTCCATAATCGTTTCCCTTTCTGAATTAAGGACAGAAAGTCGTGCTTCTGGAGTAAGAAGTCTCATAATATTTTGTACGTAATCCACCCTCATATGTGCCACAATAATAGAGATTAAATCTCCAGTGTCATTGAATACGGGTTTGCCTATCCCAACTACTGTTTGCCCATTGATTAGTGTTTCAGGGGAGTTAGAGATAACAATATCTTTCGTGCGCGAAACCTCTTTTAGATATTTCTTATTAGATAAATCGGAGTTCGCTAAAAATTGATTTGACCCTGTTAGAACCTTTCCGCTGGGATCAAGAAGGTAAATCCCGCCATACCGCGGATCCAGCTGATTGGCTTTTTGGAGCAGAGGCTCCAGTTTATCAGAGGGTGTGTCAGCACTTCCTGCAGTCAGTGATAACATCTCAAGTGTGGTCACAGTTTCAGAAATAAACTGATCCCAGCTTCTTTGGTGTATGGAGCCAATCCATTTTGCTTCTTCCAGTCTTTCCTCATCGTTTTGATTAACAGAGTTCATAAAGAAAAAGATGCTGCCGGCCAAAGTGGGAATAATTACTGCGATTAAATATAGTAGTAAATTTCGGTTTCGACTATTCATCAGGTTAACTCCAGCATAATTAGGTTGATTTGTTCTTATCTAACTGACATTATCAATATTATACCATTTTGTGTTA includes:
- a CDS encoding MFS transporter → MSTTAASVSPRYEPQQKTAYRILFIIGLCHLLNDSIQSVIPAMFPILEKSMGLSYSQLGMIAFSLNIVSSIMQPVVGMATDKKPFPFALPIGLTSTLFGILGLAFAPDYKWIIISVLFIGLGSAVFHPEGSRVAYMAAGQRRGLAQSIYQVGGNTGQALAPIITALILVPLGQMGAAWFTAVAAIAVGLLIYIAFWYTGRLQEELMAGRAKKQAVVHRNNKISKKVWSALILVLFLIFARSWYIAGMTNFYAFYAIEKYSFSISQAQLFLFAFLVSGALGTFFGGPLADRFGKKRIIFLSMILTVPLSILIPFVPSPIAFVMLVASGFILMSSFSVTVVYAQELVPGKIGTMAGLTVGLAFGMGAIGSIALGYIADTVGLVNMIILTGFLPVLGLLTLLLPPDETVSKWNK
- a CDS encoding phosphotransferase enzyme family protein is translated as MEKAVDALMTDDILTNFLKIYSLNIGNYKKLGDFENYVYEVHRDGKAHILRITHSSHRMIEELLSEADWMNYLKSKGLKVPEVFPSKNGNMVERLTAEDGSPFYASLFSKAEGKSISVRAPEFNKELFQAWGRAVGKMHAATKSYVPSAGIVPRMQWDEEELLLVEKYIPVEDQLVIKHTKDLLNLLQNLPKNINNFGLIHTDLHSGNFFYDGKDIQVFDFDDCCHHWFASDIAIPLYYSLLYKFKEADPAEMKIFGKQFLDSFLEGYQLENEIPDDLERQLPLFLRLRDITLYSVLHKKIAPEDKNSQLLFMMETIKKRIERNDPIYPI
- a CDS encoding PAS domain-containing sensor histidine kinase; translation: MNSRNRNLLLYLIAVIIPTLAGSIFFFMNSVNQNDEERLEEAKWIGSIHQRSWDQFISETVTTLEMLSLTAGSADTPSDKLEPLLQKANQLDPRYGGIYLLDPSGKVLTGSNQFLANSDLSNKKYLKEVSRTKDIVISNSPETLINGQTVVGIGKPVFNDTGDLISIIVAHMRVDYVQNIMRLLTPEARLSVLNSERETIMDINMNGDSSFSSHNSISIPIDRLPWSVKVELPPRDMLAIAKDAFKAILVIMIISHILFLFIKYLRLKKQNEEEKKENELQKLELVGTLAASTAHEIRNPLTGIKGLIQLLSEKYTNTHDQYYFSVINDEISRINEIVSEFLILGKPTAQKMETMDLRNIIKELEPLILSEANLHNVTFESALSDEPVMVDCTKDQMKQVVLNLTKNAFESMEGGGKLTIKLNKMHSKCQLKIADTGSGIPENEIEKIFHPFYTSKEMGTGLGLVVCRRILHSFGGEIFITSKETEGTHVDIFLPIKNA